One region of Clostridia bacterium genomic DNA includes:
- a CDS encoding extracellular solute-binding protein, whose amino-acid sequence MKLLKKLTALFICVISLISVFGLSGCGKNDKLRVFVFAQSHEAAIYSQLIKKFEQETGIKVEFTVEEENYFDLLNSSLQTRTAADVFYVRPGDVRAHANQKTVINLTQAGLITEDDVKDIWKQAIDFFRYDGKNNITGDIYALPKDYSQYVLGFNSKLIYENENVMARLEPYIWNEQVHGPWAEWEGVDLTVRNRQGTAIGTYKVKLPGLPGQKDKDGNEIVYTYDEFGALAYLCSNNTVDALKPVYGTAFWEDMCLMAYVWGNGGEFLKDNNTKVNFESQEFKQAYTAFLELNSKWYAHAIGSTKTGYELFTEGSLVFYPVGTWDIGYFNTFSDTLDYVLMPWPCSNAYANSSMAERQDKWKARVDSVGYGIYSGSKKVDQAVKFIKYLSLSEEGQEFLVKSGAQIPNIESMAKGAYLNNEIKDKDGKTLEPENKQLLLDVASGVTGNGHVGPTVYTYNDEWFTEFFTGAASKLW is encoded by the coding sequence ATGAAATTATTAAAAAAATTAACCGCATTGTTTATCTGCGTAATAAGTTTGATTTCAGTTTTTGGACTGTCAGGCTGCGGCAAAAACGACAAGCTTAGAGTGTTTGTCTTTGCCCAAAGCCATGAAGCCGCAATATATTCACAACTTATTAAAAAATTTGAGCAGGAAACGGGTATTAAGGTTGAGTTTACTGTAGAAGAAGAAAACTATTTTGATCTGTTGAACTCAAGTCTTCAAACCCGAACAGCGGCAGATGTCTTTTATGTAAGACCGGGCGATGTACGCGCACATGCCAACCAAAAGACAGTAATCAACTTGACTCAAGCAGGGCTTATTACAGAAGACGATGTAAAAGATATATGGAAACAGGCAATAGACTTTTTCAGATATGACGGAAAAAACAACATCACAGGCGATATATATGCATTGCCCAAAGATTATTCTCAATATGTTCTAGGCTTTAACAGCAAGCTGATATATGAAAATGAAAATGTTATGGCTAGACTTGAGCCGTATATCTGGAACGAACAAGTCCATGGTCCATGGGCCGAATGGGAAGGCGTTGACCTTACCGTAAGAAACAGACAAGGCACAGCTATCGGCACTTACAAGGTTAAGCTCCCTGGACTTCCTGGACAAAAAGACAAAGACGGCAACGAAATAGTCTATACATATGACGAATTTGGAGCATTGGCATATCTTTGTTCTAATAACACCGTAGATGCGCTTAAGCCTGTTTATGGCACTGCATTCTGGGAAGATATGTGCCTTATGGCTTATGTATGGGGCAACGGTGGAGAGTTTTTGAAAGACAACAATACTAAGGTTAATTTTGAAAGCCAAGAATTCAAACAAGCATATACCGCATTTTTGGAACTCAATTCAAAATGGTATGCACATGCAATAGGCTCAACCAAAACAGGATATGAACTCTTTACCGAAGGTTCGCTTGTCTTCTATCCTGTAGGAACATGGGATATAGGATATTTCAATACATTTTCAGATACTTTGGATTATGTGCTTATGCCTTGGCCTTGTTCAAACGCTTATGCCAATTCATCAATGGCAGAACGTCAGGACAAATGGAAAGCAAGAGTGGATTCTGTTGGATACGGAATTTATTCAGGCTCAAAAAAGGTTGATCAAGCAGTCAAATTTATCAAATATCTATCATTATCTGAAGAAGGACAGGAGTTCTTGGTTAAAAGCGGAGCTCAAATTCCCAATATTGAATCCATGGCAAAGGGCGCATATTTAAACAACGAAATCAAAGACAAGGACGGAAAAACTTTGGAGCCTGAAAACAAGCAGTTATTGTTAGATGTCGCTTCAGGCGTAACAGGCAATGGTCATGTCGGACCTACTGTATATACCTATAACGATGAATGGTTTACCGAATTCTTTACTGGTGCTGCCTCAAAGTTATGGGA